One window of the Ammospiza nelsoni isolate bAmmNel1 chromosome 2, bAmmNel1.pri, whole genome shotgun sequence genome contains the following:
- the TMEM182 gene encoding transmembrane protein 182: MKLSVGIFFGGFFAALGVLLFLVAFGTDYWLLATEIGTCSEAPEGAGEEKATFHHEGFFWRCWFSGNVGDNNGSMWKFWYTNQSPSKNCTHAYLSPFPLLRDEHNSTSYDSAIIYRGFWTVLMLLGVLTVVVASFLIICAAPFASHILYKAGGGFFIIAGVLFSLVVVMYVIWVQAMADLENYTNMKKMDCPDFAVYVRYGWSFMLAPIGVFFALLAGMLFLLVGRYIYLHSD; the protein is encoded by the exons ATGAAACTGAGCGTGGGGATATTTTTTGGAGGCTTCTTTGCAGCTCTgggggttttgctttttttggtggCATTTGGAACAGATTATTGGCTTCTTGCTACAGAAATAGGAACTTGCTCAGAAGCACCTGAAGGTGCTGGG GAAGAGAAGGCCACTTTCCATCATGAAGGTTTCTTCTGGAGGTGCTGGTTTAGTGGAAATGTAGGAGATAATAATGGCAGCATGTGGAAGTTTTGGTATA caAACCAGTCACCTTCTAAGAATTGTACACATGCTTACCTGTCCCCATTTCCTCTTCTCCGAGATGAACACAACTCCACCTCCTATGACTCTGCAATCA TTTATCGAGGTTTCTGGACAGTTCTTATGCTCCTGGGAGTACTCACTGTTGTGGTGGCTAGTTTCCTCATCATCTGTGCAGCTCCTTTTGCCAGTCACATTTTATACAAAGCAGGAGGAGGCTTTTTCATCATTGCTG GTGTCTTGTTTTCGCTGGTAGTCGTGATGTATGTCATCTGGGTCCAGGCCATGGCTGATCTGGAAAACTACACAAACATGAAAAAGATGGATTGCCCAGACTTTGCTGTTTATGTACGTTATGGCTGGTCGTTTATGCTGGCTCCTATAGGagtattttttgctttattaGCAGGAATGCTGTTCTTGTTGGTAGGGCGTTACATTTATTTACACTCAGACTAG